From a region of the Actinomadura luzonensis genome:
- a CDS encoding STAS domain-containing protein, protein MNRLDERLLHQDEQLKVTVRATAEAPVVTLIGQIDASNSHALALALAGCRQGAYIVVDTGGLTFVDVSGLRVLALPALPPEQRWIRLRNPTPYQLRLLRLMGWYHEPRAHHLPI, encoded by the coding sequence GTGAACCGTCTCGACGAGCGGCTGCTCCATCAGGACGAGCAGCTCAAGGTCACCGTGCGCGCGACGGCCGAGGCGCCCGTCGTCACGCTGATCGGCCAGATCGACGCCTCCAACAGCCATGCCTTGGCCCTCGCCCTGGCCGGCTGCCGCCAGGGCGCGTACATCGTCGTCGACACCGGCGGGCTGACCTTCGTCGACGTCTCGGGGCTGCGCGTGCTGGCCCTGCCGGCGCTGCCGCCGGAGCAGCGCTGGATCCGGCTGCGCAACCCTACGCCGTACCAGCTCCGGCTGCTGCGCCTGATGGGCTGGTACCACGAGCCCCGCGCCCATCACCTGCCCATCTGA
- a CDS encoding C40 family peptidase translates to MNGKSSRAFTAAACVVVCLLQSPAAQAAHRARSAAGGIALRAALEMVGVPYSWGGGGVRGPGYGIGKGAGTRGFDCSGLTEYAYARAGALIGTTSQEQWRAGIRLPKELIEPGDLVFYDNDRAHPGPEHVGIAVDARTMVHAPYTGAFVRLDRLDRSDFLGVVRPGVGRADER, encoded by the coding sequence ATGAACGGAAAAAGCTCACGGGCATTCACGGCGGCGGCATGCGTCGTCGTGTGCCTGCTCCAGTCACCGGCCGCGCAGGCCGCGCACCGGGCGCGCTCGGCCGCCGGCGGGATCGCGCTGCGGGCGGCGCTGGAGATGGTCGGGGTGCCGTACTCGTGGGGCGGCGGCGGGGTGCGCGGGCCCGGGTACGGCATCGGCAAGGGAGCGGGGACGCGCGGCTTCGACTGCTCGGGCCTCACCGAGTACGCCTACGCGCGGGCGGGGGCGCTCATCGGGACCACGTCGCAGGAGCAGTGGCGCGCCGGCATCCGCCTGCCGAAGGAGCTGATCGAACCAGGGGACCTGGTCTTCTACGACAACGACCGCGCGCATCCCGGGCCGGAGCACGTCGGGATCGCGGTCGACGCGAGGACGATGGTGCACGCGCCCTACACGGGGGCGTTCGTGCGGCTGGACCGGCTCGACCGGTCCGACTTCCTGGGGGTGGTGCGGCCGGGCGTCGGGCGCGCGGACGAGCGGTGA
- a CDS encoding SirB2 family protein, with amino-acid sequence MLRPRIRKTVLVIHIAVSVALAGEVWGLVALNTAAALTKDGELAHAAYRLMPVLVFAGGIPLSLTALISGITLGLGGHWGLFRYYWVTAKLVLLVAVICTGMFLFDPAGMAEATAGGGAAGAGRQWGQVAVPGTQLAMLLAATALSVFKPRGSRRGDAPRPGGTVKNLADPQEKHK; translated from the coding sequence ATGCTGCGACCGCGTATCCGCAAGACGGTCCTGGTTATCCACATCGCCGTCTCCGTCGCGCTCGCGGGCGAGGTGTGGGGGCTGGTGGCGCTGAATACGGCGGCCGCCCTGACTAAGGACGGGGAGCTGGCGCACGCCGCCTATCGGCTGATGCCGGTGCTGGTGTTCGCGGGCGGGATACCGCTCAGCCTGACCGCATTGATCAGCGGGATCACGCTCGGGCTGGGCGGTCATTGGGGGCTGTTTCGCTATTACTGGGTGACGGCCAAGCTGGTGCTGCTGGTGGCGGTCATCTGCACCGGCATGTTCCTGTTCGACCCGGCGGGAATGGCCGAGGCGACCGCGGGGGGCGGGGCGGCCGGGGCCGGCCGGCAGTGGGGGCAGGTGGCGGTGCCGGGGACGCAGCTCGCGATGCTGCTGGCGGCGACGGCGCTGTCGGTCTTCAAGCCGCGCGGGTCACGCCGGGGGGACGCCCCACGCCCCGGCGGAACCGTGAAAAATTTGGCGGATCCGCAGGAAAAGCACAAATAA
- a CDS encoding helix-turn-helix domain-containing protein, with protein sequence MTEIPDRDSLQSGPSALRLLIGAHLRRLREAAGVTREAAAYTIRGSQSKISRMEAGRTSFKPRDVTDLLLLYGVRDQAERDSLLALVAQANVPRWWQEYRDVVPDWFEPYLGLEQDAALIRGYAVQFVPALLQTEGYAREVLRSSHEGEPAERVERLLAVRLRRRRILDPPAPRKLWAVLDEGVLHRRVGDEETMRAQLEHLARMAERPHVTLQVFPFSAGAALGGGGPVTLLRFAQEGLGDMVYAEHLTGAQFFTKEAEVRPYRHLLNELGVHAPPPAETPAILRGIIARL encoded by the coding sequence ATGACCGAAATACCGGATCGTGATTCCCTGCAATCCGGGCCGAGCGCCCTACGCCTCCTCATCGGCGCCCACCTGCGCCGGCTCCGCGAGGCCGCCGGCGTCACCCGCGAGGCCGCCGCCTACACCATCCGCGGCTCGCAGTCCAAGATCAGCCGCATGGAGGCCGGCCGCACCAGCTTCAAGCCGCGCGACGTGACCGACCTGCTGCTCCTGTACGGCGTGCGCGACCAGGCCGAACGCGACAGCCTGCTGGCCCTCGTCGCCCAGGCCAACGTGCCGCGCTGGTGGCAGGAATACCGCGACGTCGTCCCCGACTGGTTCGAGCCCTACCTGGGCCTGGAGCAGGACGCCGCGCTCATCCGCGGCTACGCCGTGCAGTTCGTCCCGGCCCTGCTCCAGACCGAGGGCTACGCCCGCGAGGTGCTGAGGAGCAGCCACGAGGGCGAGCCCGCCGAGCGCGTCGAGCGGCTGCTCGCCGTGCGCCTGCGCCGCCGCCGCATCCTCGACCCGCCCGCGCCGCGCAAGCTCTGGGCGGTGCTCGACGAGGGCGTGCTGCACCGCCGGGTCGGCGACGAGGAGACCATGCGGGCCCAGCTCGAACACCTGGCGCGCATGGCCGAGCGGCCGCACGTCACGCTGCAGGTGTTCCCGTTCTCCGCCGGGGCGGCGCTCGGCGGCGGCGGCCCGGTCACCCTGCTGCGCTTCGCCCAGGAGGGGCTGGGCGACATGGTCTACGCCGAGCACCTCACCGGCGCCCAGTTCTTCACCAAGGAGGCCGAGGTGCGCCCCTACCGCCACCTGCTCAACGAGCTGGGCGTGCACGCCCCGCCCCCGGCCGAGACCCCGGCGATCCTGCGCGGCATCATCGCCCGGCTCTGA
- a CDS encoding SAM-dependent methyltransferase, which yields MTGERSSAGEALPPRIDTNVPHAARMWNYWLGGKDHYDVDREAGDRFSEAFPDIVEIARLSRHLLARIVRHLVNEAGVRQFLDVGTGLPTVDNTHEVAQRADPSCRVVYVDNDPLVLAHARALLVGTPEGATDYVDADLRDPDAIIAAAARTLDLTRPVALMLMGIAGYVSEEEGAYTIVGRLMDALPSGSYLALWDGVNVVTGEALDRAQEQHNEGPGAPYHLRTREEFTRFFDGLELVEPGVVSITRWRPDPDPMGSSDEVDALCGVARKP from the coding sequence ATGACCGGAGAACGCTCCTCCGCCGGAGAGGCACTTCCGCCGCGGATCGACACGAACGTCCCGCACGCCGCCCGCATGTGGAACTACTGGCTCGGCGGCAAGGACCACTACGACGTGGACCGGGAGGCAGGCGACCGGTTCAGCGAGGCCTTCCCCGACATCGTGGAGATCGCCCGGCTGTCCCGGCACCTGCTCGCCCGCATCGTGCGCCACCTGGTGAACGAGGCGGGCGTCCGCCAGTTCCTCGACGTCGGCACCGGCCTGCCGACCGTGGACAACACCCACGAGGTCGCCCAGCGCGCCGACCCGTCGTGCCGGGTCGTGTACGTGGACAACGACCCCCTGGTGCTCGCCCACGCCCGCGCCCTCCTGGTCGGCACCCCCGAGGGCGCGACCGACTACGTGGACGCCGACCTGCGCGACCCCGACGCGATCATCGCCGCCGCGGCCAGGACCCTCGACCTCACCCGGCCGGTCGCGCTCATGCTCATGGGCATCGCCGGCTACGTGAGCGAGGAGGAGGGCGCGTACACGATCGTGGGGCGGCTGATGGACGCCCTGCCGTCCGGCAGCTACCTCGCGCTGTGGGACGGCGTCAACGTCGTCACCGGCGAGGCGCTGGACCGGGCGCAGGAGCAGCACAACGAGGGGCCGGGAGCGCCGTACCACCTGCGCACCCGCGAGGAGTTCACGCGCTTCTTCGACGGCCTGGAGCTGGTCGAGCCGGGCGTGGTGTCGATCACCCGCTGGCGGCCCGACCCCGACCCGATGGGCTCGTCCGACGAGGTGGACGCGCTCTGCGGGGTGGCCCGCAAGCCCTGA
- a CDS encoding MarR family winged helix-turn-helix transcriptional regulator, whose product MSDNPRLLSGLALGAFRLNGQFLHVAEELARPAGITAAWWQVLGAVQQEPLPVAGIARVMGMSRQGVQRIADLLVERGLAEYRPNPAHRRAKLLQQTPAAREAIARIVPGHQEFADRLVAELGREEAERCLEAVRRLSAALDRLGDEDR is encoded by the coding sequence ATGAGCGACAACCCGCGGCTGCTGTCGGGGCTGGCGCTCGGCGCCTTCCGGCTCAACGGCCAGTTCCTCCACGTCGCGGAGGAGCTGGCGCGGCCCGCGGGCATCACGGCGGCCTGGTGGCAGGTGCTCGGCGCGGTGCAGCAGGAGCCGCTGCCGGTCGCCGGCATCGCCCGGGTCATGGGGATGAGCCGGCAGGGCGTGCAGCGCATCGCCGACCTGCTGGTCGAGCGGGGCCTCGCCGAGTACCGGCCGAACCCCGCGCACCGCCGGGCCAAGCTGCTCCAGCAGACCCCGGCCGCGCGGGAGGCCATCGCCAGGATCGTCCCCGGGCACCAGGAGTTCGCCGACCGGCTCGTGGCGGAGCTGGGCCGGGAGGAGGCCGAGCGCTGCCTGGAGGCCGTGCGGCGGCTGTCGGCCGCCCTCGACCGGCTCGGCGACGAAGATCGATGA
- a CDS encoding DJ-1/PfpI family protein produces the protein MKGIIHHAVYDTLADWETGHATAHLRSGAYHREPGGYDVVTVGLTADPVVTMGGARITPGLTLDRLTPGDSALLILPGAALWDEGDALVPFARKAREFLEAGVPVAAICGATAGLAREGLLDDRDHTSGALQYLEAQEGYAGAKRYLDRDAVLDGDLVTAGPTEPVAFAREVFRRLDVFRPDVLDAWYRLFARSDAAAYEVLMSA, from the coding sequence ATGAAGGGAATCATTCACCACGCCGTCTACGACACGCTCGCCGACTGGGAGACCGGGCACGCCACCGCCCACCTGCGGAGCGGCGCCTACCACCGCGAGCCCGGCGGCTACGACGTCGTCACCGTCGGCCTGACCGCCGACCCCGTCGTCACCATGGGCGGCGCGCGCATCACCCCCGGCCTGACGCTCGACCGGCTCACTCCCGGTGACAGCGCGCTGCTGATCCTGCCGGGCGCGGCCCTGTGGGACGAGGGCGACGCCCTGGTCCCGTTCGCCCGCAAGGCCAGGGAGTTCCTGGAGGCCGGCGTGCCGGTCGCGGCCATCTGCGGCGCGACCGCCGGGCTCGCCAGGGAGGGCCTGCTCGACGACCGCGACCACACCAGCGGCGCCCTCCAGTACCTGGAGGCCCAGGAGGGCTACGCCGGCGCGAAGCGCTACCTCGACCGCGACGCGGTGCTCGACGGCGACCTCGTCACGGCCGGCCCGACCGAGCCGGTGGCCTTCGCCCGCGAGGTCTTCCGCCGCCTCGACGTCTTCCGGCCCGACGTCCTGGACGCCTGGTACCGGCTGTTCGCCCGGAGCGACGCGGCCGCGTACGAGGTGCTGATGTCGGCATGA
- the mads6 gene encoding methylation-associated defense system protein kinase MAD6, with product MAEIVGGGRPVNDAERRVIAHLRDHAPADWLLLHNIEVPRGHDVFEVDLLVLTGHSLVVVDVKGTRGRIEVSGTRWFPPRREAFGSPVAKLRGTAKALKGLLVSRATQLERVYVDSLVVLSSPDAELVDPAGRDAVNVTSLPALVATLSDVSRVRRGCSPHVRPYMTAVLDALNQTVRRSTAPPRFGNWEVEEQLGGDAKVTEYRAFNVTLPGSETVLLRVYQADPLADHEARAAERQRIANAYQSLARIPPHPCVVRSRDFFAIDDESRFVLVLDDVHGRSLHLSAAREAPLRVIGDLLRGLAHAHAHGVVHRALTPASVLVTDDGHAVLTGFDYAKPGPRNYTVAHELGNVLDAHYVSPECQERPDRMTTASDVYAAGVISYQLLTGELPTSADAHGPDVPEVVRRMLDHSPAKRPSAAEALEALTAPPPPRGSRLGRLVRRIVSRP from the coding sequence ATGGCAGAGATCGTCGGCGGTGGACGTCCGGTCAACGACGCCGAGCGGCGGGTCATCGCGCACCTCCGCGACCACGCGCCCGCCGACTGGCTGCTGCTGCACAACATCGAGGTCCCGCGCGGCCACGACGTCTTCGAGGTCGACCTGCTCGTGCTGACCGGCCACTCGCTCGTGGTCGTCGACGTCAAGGGCACGCGGGGGCGCATCGAGGTGTCCGGCACGCGCTGGTTCCCGCCGCGCCGCGAGGCGTTCGGCTCGCCCGTGGCCAAGCTGCGGGGCACCGCCAAGGCGCTGAAGGGCCTGCTCGTCTCGCGGGCCACCCAGCTCGAACGCGTGTACGTCGACAGCCTCGTCGTGCTCTCCTCCCCCGACGCCGAGCTGGTCGACCCGGCCGGCCGCGACGCGGTCAACGTCACGAGCCTGCCCGCGCTGGTGGCCACGCTGAGCGACGTGTCGCGGGTGCGGCGCGGGTGCAGCCCGCACGTGCGCCCGTACATGACGGCCGTGCTCGACGCGCTCAACCAGACCGTCCGGCGCAGCACCGCGCCGCCCCGCTTCGGCAACTGGGAGGTCGAGGAGCAGCTCGGCGGCGACGCCAAGGTCACCGAATACCGCGCCTTCAACGTCACGCTGCCCGGCAGCGAGACCGTCCTGCTGCGGGTCTACCAGGCCGACCCGCTGGCCGACCACGAGGCGCGGGCGGCCGAGCGGCAGCGCATCGCCAACGCCTACCAGAGCCTCGCCCGCATCCCTCCGCACCCGTGCGTGGTGCGCTCGCGTGACTTCTTCGCCATCGACGACGAGAGCCGGTTCGTGCTGGTGCTCGACGACGTGCACGGCCGCTCGCTGCACCTGTCGGCGGCCAGGGAGGCGCCGCTGCGGGTGATCGGCGACCTGCTGCGCGGCCTCGCGCACGCGCACGCCCACGGCGTCGTGCACCGCGCGCTCACCCCGGCCAGCGTGCTGGTCACCGACGACGGGCACGCCGTGCTGACCGGCTTCGACTACGCCAAGCCCGGCCCGCGCAACTACACCGTCGCCCACGAGTTGGGCAACGTGCTCGACGCCCACTACGTCTCCCCCGAGTGCCAGGAGCGCCCCGACCGGATGACCACGGCCTCCGACGTGTACGCGGCCGGGGTGATCTCCTACCAGCTCCTCACCGGCGAGCTGCCCACCAGCGCCGACGCCCACGGCCCCGACGTGCCCGAGGTCGTGCGGCGGATGCTCGACCACTCCCCCGCCAAGCGGCCGTCCGCGGCCGAGGCGCTGGAGGCCCTGACCGCCCCGCCGCCGCCCCGGGGCTCGCGGCTCGGCCGCCTGGTCCGTCGCATAGTGTCCCGTCCATGA
- a CDS encoding FKBP-type peptidyl-prolyl cis-trans isomerase, with amino-acid sequence MRLFWPAVLMLATSCGSASFKGAEEGTQPVVSGTFGSKPVVAIPAGKPGRTPRITVLSLGSGRRTLPGDVVLADVDIRRWAGNQPYMSTFDANQPTTVVFDGRQVSETWRQSLIGHPAGSRVMLVGPAADALGPNLPHTGVSPADTLVVVFDILGGYPPDARLIGRALPVVPSDLRPGDAPRLLIDGSGREIVAGAKVVLQYVAAAWPSRAVVDSSYRRGGPSAFTLRPGSVPASWLEALTGRHVGCRLAVPGTEDEPRMYVIDVLDTVTPQV; translated from the coding sequence GTGCGCCTTTTCTGGCCCGCCGTCCTGATGCTCGCCACCTCGTGTGGCTCTGCCTCTTTCAAGGGGGCCGAGGAGGGCACGCAGCCCGTCGTCAGCGGCACGTTCGGCAGCAAACCCGTCGTCGCGATCCCGGCCGGCAAGCCCGGCCGCACGCCCCGCATCACCGTGTTGTCGCTGGGCAGCGGGCGTCGTACGCTGCCGGGCGACGTCGTGCTCGCCGACGTGGACATCCGGCGCTGGGCGGGCAACCAGCCCTACATGAGCACGTTCGACGCCAACCAGCCCACCACGGTCGTCTTCGACGGGCGGCAGGTGTCGGAGACCTGGCGGCAGTCGCTCATCGGGCATCCGGCGGGCAGCCGGGTCATGCTGGTCGGCCCGGCCGCCGACGCGCTCGGGCCCAACCTGCCGCACACCGGCGTCTCGCCCGCGGACACGCTGGTCGTCGTCTTCGACATCCTGGGCGGCTACCCGCCGGACGCGCGGCTGATCGGCCGCGCGCTGCCGGTGGTCCCGTCCGACCTGCGGCCCGGCGACGCGCCCCGCCTGCTCATCGACGGCTCGGGGCGGGAGATCGTGGCGGGGGCCAAGGTCGTCCTCCAGTACGTGGCCGCGGCCTGGCCGTCGCGGGCGGTCGTCGACTCCTCCTACCGCCGGGGCGGGCCGAGCGCGTTCACGCTGCGGCCCGGGTCGGTGCCCGCGTCGTGGCTGGAGGCGCTGACCGGGCGGCACGTCGGCTGCCGCCTCGCGGTGCCGGGCACGGAGGACGAGCCCAGGATGTACGTCATCGACGTCCTGGACACCGTCACCCCGCAGGTCTAG
- a CDS encoding DUF2293 domain-containing protein, translated as MSKPSLARRVADAAEIALTTRKYVTFIDVVTGLRWLHSRHVDTWRQGRVPTLAHLAAVDEERLVATVALLRDWAEAKGLRPVDTPYVAGTRDRRELRFTAGHPQEPFRVHWISPELSEARVRRLTERQSKAPDLVAVAPLEPWTCAGCGDTGPYLIMEDDRPHCLTCADLDHLVFLPAGDAALSRRAKQESRLAAVVVRFNRRRKVYQRAGLLVEQAALEAAEERCLADEEARERRRERDRVRRAEQDVEFQARMAAEIARLFPGCPEQRARDIAEHAGQRGSGRVGRTAAARALDENAITLAVIASIRHLDTDYDNLLMSGVPRMTARDMIKERIESRLAEFRGMPGR; from the coding sequence GTGAGCAAGCCCAGCCTGGCGCGCAGGGTCGCCGACGCGGCCGAGATCGCCCTGACCACCCGCAAGTACGTGACGTTCATCGACGTGGTCACGGGGCTGCGCTGGCTGCACTCGCGGCACGTCGACACCTGGCGGCAGGGACGGGTGCCCACGCTCGCCCACCTGGCCGCCGTCGACGAGGAACGCCTGGTCGCGACCGTCGCCCTGCTGCGGGACTGGGCGGAGGCCAAGGGGCTCAGGCCGGTGGACACGCCGTACGTGGCGGGCACCCGCGACCGCCGCGAGCTGCGCTTCACCGCCGGTCATCCGCAGGAGCCCTTCCGCGTCCACTGGATCTCGCCCGAGCTGAGCGAGGCCCGGGTGCGCCGGCTCACCGAGCGGCAGAGCAAGGCGCCCGACCTGGTGGCCGTGGCCCCGCTGGAGCCCTGGACGTGCGCGGGCTGCGGCGACACCGGCCCCTACCTGATCATGGAGGACGACCGTCCGCACTGCCTGACCTGCGCGGACCTCGACCATCTGGTGTTCCTGCCGGCCGGCGACGCGGCGCTCAGCCGCCGGGCCAAGCAGGAGAGCCGGCTCGCGGCCGTCGTCGTGCGCTTCAACCGGCGGCGCAAGGTCTACCAGCGGGCCGGCCTGCTGGTCGAGCAGGCGGCGCTGGAGGCGGCCGAGGAGCGGTGCCTGGCCGACGAGGAGGCGCGCGAGCGCCGCCGCGAGCGCGACCGGGTGCGCCGCGCCGAGCAGGACGTGGAGTTCCAGGCGCGGATGGCGGCCGAGATCGCCCGGCTCTTCCCCGGCTGCCCCGAGCAGCGGGCCCGGGACATCGCCGAGCACGCCGGGCAGCGCGGCAGCGGCCGCGTGGGCCGGACGGCGGCGGCCCGGGCGCTCGACGAGAACGCGATCACGCTGGCGGTGATCGCCTCGATCCGGCACCTCGACACCGACTACGACAACCTGCTCATGTCGGGCGTGCCGCGCATGACCGCGCGCGACATGATCAAGGAGCGGATCGAGAGCAGGCTGGCCGAGTTCCGCGGCATGCCAGGGAGGTGA
- a CDS encoding kynureninase: MIDRDRCLALDAADPLRAFREEFVLPEGVIYLVGNSLGALPRRAADRVRRAVEQEWGGQLVGGWNQAGWYDQPLALGDRIAPLIGAGPGEVVVGNSTSIAIYQAVAAALRLRPDRRVIVSDARNFPTDHYVVQGLAGLLGGYEIRDAAEGRFDDAAVVLLSEVDYRTGARADVPAVTARAHEAGALMVWDLCHSVGAMPVDVSAADFAVGCTYKYLNAGPGAPAFLYVSPRHHATAENVLQGWHGHAAPFAFETGYRPAEGIRRFAVGTPHVLSSAALDAALEIWERVPMDLLRAKSMALTSLFVDLVGDLLELVSPADAEARGSQVSLRHPDGYPVMRALIDRGVHGDFRAPDILRFGFAPLYIRYVDVHDAAATLREVLDKELWRDERYAQRLAVT; encoded by the coding sequence GTGATCGACCGGGACCGCTGCCTGGCCCTGGACGCCGCCGACCCGCTGCGTGCGTTCCGCGAGGAGTTCGTGCTGCCGGAGGGCGTGATCTACCTCGTCGGCAACTCTCTCGGCGCGCTGCCGCGCCGCGCCGCCGACCGCGTACGGCGGGCGGTCGAGCAGGAGTGGGGCGGGCAGCTCGTGGGCGGCTGGAACCAGGCCGGCTGGTACGACCAGCCCCTCGCCCTCGGCGACCGGATCGCCCCGCTGATCGGCGCGGGCCCGGGCGAGGTCGTGGTGGGCAACTCCACGTCGATCGCGATCTACCAGGCGGTCGCCGCGGCGCTGCGGCTGCGTCCGGACCGCCGGGTGATCGTCTCCGACGCCCGCAACTTCCCGACCGACCACTACGTCGTGCAGGGCCTGGCCGGGCTGCTCGGCGGGTACGAGATCCGCGACGCCGCCGAGGGCCGCTTCGACGACGCGGCCGTGGTGCTGCTGTCGGAGGTCGACTACCGCACCGGGGCCCGCGCCGACGTGCCGGCCGTCACCGCCCGCGCCCACGAGGCCGGGGCGCTCATGGTGTGGGACCTGTGCCACAGCGTCGGCGCGATGCCGGTGGACGTGTCGGCGGCCGACTTCGCGGTGGGCTGCACGTACAAGTACCTGAACGCGGGGCCGGGCGCGCCCGCCTTCCTGTACGTCAGCCCGCGCCACCACGCCACCGCGGAGAACGTGCTGCAGGGCTGGCACGGCCACGCCGCCCCGTTCGCCTTCGAGACCGGCTACCGGCCGGCCGAGGGCATCAGGCGGTTCGCGGTCGGCACCCCGCACGTGTTGTCCTCCGCGGCCCTGGACGCGGCGCTGGAGATCTGGGAACGCGTGCCGATGGACCTGCTGCGGGCCAAGAGCATGGCGTTGACCTCGCTGTTCGTGGATCTGGTCGGCGACCTGCTGGAGCTCGTCTCGCCCGCCGACGCCGAGGCGCGCGGCAGCCAGGTGAGCCTGCGCCACCCCGACGGCTACCCGGTGATGCGGGCGCTGATCGACCGGGGCGTGCACGGCGACTTCCGCGCGCCGGACATCCTCCGCTTCGGCTTCGCCCCGCTCTACATCCGCTACGTCGACGTCCACGACGCGGCGGCCACGCTGCGCGAGGTGCTGGACAAGGAGCTCTGGCGCGACGAGCGCTACGCCCAGCGCCTCGCCGTCACCTAG
- a CDS encoding dienelactone hydrolase family protein has product MPRTAVVVPTPDGACPATLHTPAGDGPWPGVILYPDAAGVRETFAVLADRLAGPGYAVLLPDVYYRTPYTPFDPATVFADPAERARLEALVKSVGADLADRDAGAFLDFLAAHPDVSGTGVGVTGYCMGGRLALRAAGRHPGRVAAAASFHGGNLAAEGDPDSPHLLAGRMRAAIHVAAAEADRSFPPDQHERLRRALTEAGVRHTLETYPAAHGFAVPDVPTYDADADRRHREALAALWATALHA; this is encoded by the coding sequence ATGCCACGGACGGCCGTCGTCGTCCCCACCCCGGACGGGGCCTGCCCCGCCACCCTGCACACGCCCGCCGGCGACGGGCCCTGGCCGGGGGTGATCCTCTACCCCGACGCCGCCGGGGTCCGGGAGACCTTCGCCGTCCTGGCCGACCGGCTGGCCGGGCCGGGCTACGCGGTGCTGCTGCCGGACGTCTACTACCGCACCCCGTACACGCCGTTCGACCCCGCCACCGTGTTCGCCGACCCGGCCGAGCGAGCACGGCTGGAGGCGCTCGTGAAGAGCGTCGGCGCCGACCTCGCCGACCGGGACGCGGGCGCGTTCCTGGACTTCCTCGCCGCCCACCCGGACGTGTCCGGGACCGGCGTGGGCGTCACCGGCTACTGCATGGGCGGCCGGCTGGCGCTGCGGGCCGCCGGCCGCCATCCCGGCCGGGTCGCGGCCGCCGCGTCCTTCCACGGCGGCAACCTCGCCGCCGAGGGCGACCCGGACAGCCCGCACCTGCTGGCCGGGCGGATGCGGGCGGCGATCCACGTCGCGGCGGCAGAGGCCGACCGGTCCTTCCCGCCCGACCAGCACGAACGGCTGCGGCGGGCGCTCACCGAGGCCGGCGTGCGGCACACGCTGGAGACCTACCCGGCCGCTCACGGCTTCGCCGTGCCGGACGTCCCGACGTACGACGCGGACGCCGACCGGCGGCACCGCGAGGCGCTGGCGGCCCTCTGGGCGACCGCCCTGCACGCCTGA
- a CDS encoding 3-hydroxyanthranilate 3,4-dioxygenase, whose product MIPPIDFTKWIDEHAHLLRPPVGNKLVFEGADDFIVMVVGGPNSRTDFHVDPYEELFYQVRGNMHVNVVTPDGPETVHVREGQMWLLPAGVPHSPQRPEEGSVGLVVERVRPEGTLERFQWYCADCGALVHEVELQVRDIVKDLPPVFEAFYADDKARTCGTCGALHPGKG is encoded by the coding sequence ATGATTCCCCCCATCGACTTCACCAAGTGGATCGACGAGCACGCCCACCTGCTGCGGCCGCCGGTCGGCAACAAGCTGGTCTTCGAAGGCGCGGACGACTTCATCGTCATGGTGGTCGGCGGGCCCAACTCCCGCACCGACTTCCACGTGGACCCGTACGAGGAGCTGTTCTACCAGGTGCGCGGCAACATGCACGTCAACGTGGTCACTCCCGACGGCCCCGAGACGGTGCACGTGCGCGAGGGCCAGATGTGGCTGCTGCCGGCCGGCGTGCCGCACTCGCCGCAGCGGCCCGAGGAGGGCTCGGTCGGGCTGGTGGTCGAGCGCGTCCGGCCCGAGGGCACGCTGGAGCGGTTCCAGTGGTACTGCGCGGACTGCGGCGCCCTGGTGCACGAGGTCGAGCTGCAGGTCCGCGACATCGTCAAGGACCTGCCGCCGGTGTTCGAGGCGTTCTACGCCGACGACAAGGCCCGCACCTGCGGCACCTGCGGCGCCCTGCACCCGGGCAAGGGCTAG
- a CDS encoding RidA family protein, whose translation MRSKGMRVPGKATPRGAFPHVKRAGDFLYVSGTSSRRPDDSFVGVEVDKYGATNLDIRAQTRAVIENIGDILKAAGGSLADLVQITTYLVNMNDFKGYNEVYAEFFDEEGPTRTTVAVHQLPHPHLLIEMQAVAYHPQERS comes from the coding sequence GTGAGGTCCAAGGGCATGCGCGTGCCCGGCAAGGCCACGCCGCGCGGCGCCTTCCCGCACGTCAAGCGGGCCGGCGACTTCCTGTACGTCTCGGGCACCAGCTCCCGGCGCCCGGACGACTCGTTCGTGGGCGTGGAGGTGGACAAGTACGGGGCGACGAACCTGGACATCCGCGCTCAGACCCGGGCGGTCATCGAGAACATCGGCGACATACTCAAAGCGGCCGGCGGCTCGCTGGCCGACCTCGTGCAGATCACCACGTACCTGGTGAACATGAACGACTTCAAGGGCTACAACGAGGTCTACGCCGAGTTCTTCGACGAGGAGGGCCCGACGCGGACCACGGTGGCGGTGCACCAGCTCCCGCACCCGCACCTGCTCATCGAGATGCAAGCCGTCGCCTACCACCCGCAGGAGCGATCATGA